The following proteins come from a genomic window of Sphingosinicella flava:
- a CDS encoding prolyl oligopeptidase family serine peptidase — translation MRYAAALLLLSTALSPAMADAPVAIAAFTPFAYPQTARGDVVETQFGVAVVDPYRWLENDVREDPKVREWVTAQNAVTNAYLAAIPGRDALKARLTALYDYERYGVPEKAGNRYFYTRNDGLQNQSVLYVRDGLNGTPRQLIDPNTWSKDGATALAEWDASKDGKHVLYSIQEGGTDWRVVKVLNADTGEVLPDEVKWVKFSNLDWAKDGSGFYYSRFAEPKPGAQFQSLNEGQAVYFHKLGTTQADDKLIYAQPDRPKLSNTAEVSDDGRWLIVTSSEGTDERYEITLIDLQTAGAKPRRLVTGLENDWSYLGNMGTTFYWRTDKDAQRGRIVSTDVSKPALTVTELVPEDQATLGSASIVGDKIIGSYLVDAKTEVRTFDMAGKRVGTVTLPGIGTTAGFSGDASDSETFFSFASFNSPGAIYRYDSKANAASVFAEPKLSFDPAQYEVAQRFYTSKDGTKVPIFLIHKKGMALKNVPALLYGYGGFNAPELPRFQPKWMAWVAEGGVLAVANLRGGGEYGKAWHDAGRLHNKQNVFDDFIAAGEYLIAQGITSKDKLAIEGRSNGGLLVGAALNQRPDLFAAALPTVGVMDMLRFDRFTAGRYWVDDYGYPSKEADFRTLYSYSPYHNIKSGVNYPPMLVTTADTDDRVVPGHSFKYISAMQAADTGPAPHLIRIETRAGHGSGKPTAKQIEEYTDMYAFIAHHTGLTIGD, via the coding sequence ATGCGTTACGCTGCTGCTCTTCTGCTTCTATCTACCGCCTTGTCGCCAGCCATGGCAGATGCCCCGGTTGCGATCGCCGCCTTCACCCCCTTTGCTTATCCCCAGACGGCGCGGGGTGATGTGGTGGAGACGCAATTCGGAGTAGCCGTGGTCGATCCCTATCGCTGGCTTGAAAACGATGTGCGCGAAGACCCTAAGGTGCGGGAATGGGTAACGGCGCAGAATGCGGTGACTAACGCCTATCTCGCCGCGATTCCGGGCCGCGATGCACTGAAGGCCCGGCTGACCGCGCTCTACGATTACGAGCGCTACGGTGTGCCGGAGAAGGCCGGCAATCGCTATTTCTACACGCGCAATGACGGCCTGCAGAACCAGTCGGTGCTGTATGTCCGCGATGGTCTCAACGGCACGCCGCGCCAACTGATCGATCCGAACACCTGGTCGAAGGATGGAGCGACCGCGCTCGCCGAATGGGACGCGTCGAAGGATGGTAAGCACGTCCTCTATTCCATTCAGGAAGGCGGCACCGATTGGCGCGTGGTGAAGGTACTGAACGCCGATACCGGCGAGGTGCTGCCGGACGAGGTGAAGTGGGTCAAATTCTCCAACCTAGATTGGGCGAAGGATGGATCGGGCTTCTATTATTCCCGTTTCGCCGAGCCGAAGCCTGGCGCGCAGTTCCAGTCGCTGAACGAGGGGCAGGCGGTCTACTTCCACAAGCTCGGCACGACACAGGCGGACGACAAGCTGATCTACGCGCAGCCCGACCGTCCGAAGCTCAGCAACACGGCGGAAGTGTCGGATGACGGGCGCTGGCTGATCGTCACCAGCTCGGAAGGCACCGACGAGCGCTACGAAATCACGCTGATCGACCTTCAGACGGCGGGAGCCAAGCCGCGCCGCCTGGTGACGGGCCTGGAGAATGATTGGTCCTATCTCGGCAACATGGGCACCACTTTCTACTGGCGCACGGACAAGGATGCGCAGCGCGGGCGGATCGTTTCGACGGACGTCTCGAAACCGGCGTTGACGGTGACGGAATTGGTGCCGGAGGATCAGGCGACTCTCGGCAGCGCCTCGATCGTCGGAGACAAGATCATCGGCTCCTACCTGGTCGATGCGAAAACGGAAGTGCGCACCTTCGACATGGCCGGTAAGCGCGTCGGCACGGTGACCCTCCCCGGTATCGGCACGACGGCCGGCTTCTCCGGCGACGCGAGCGACAGCGAGACCTTCTTCTCTTTCGCGAGTTTCAACTCGCCAGGCGCCATCTATCGCTACGACAGCAAGGCCAACGCGGCTTCGGTGTTCGCCGAGCCCAAGCTGTCCTTCGACCCGGCGCAATATGAGGTTGCGCAGCGTTTCTACACTTCGAAGGACGGCACCAAGGTGCCGATCTTCCTCATTCACAAGAAAGGCATGGCGCTCAAGAACGTGCCGGCCCTGCTCTACGGCTATGGCGGGTTCAACGCGCCGGAGCTGCCCCGCTTCCAGCCCAAATGGATGGCCTGGGTCGCCGAGGGCGGCGTGCTGGCGGTGGCGAACCTGCGTGGCGGCGGCGAATATGGCAAGGCGTGGCACGATGCCGGGCGCCTTCACAACAAGCAGAATGTGTTCGACGATTTCATCGCGGCGGGCGAGTATCTGATCGCGCAGGGGATCACGTCGAAGGACAAGCTCGCGATCGAAGGCCGGTCCAATGGCGGCCTTCTCGTCGGCGCGGCGCTCAATCAGCGGCCCGACCTATTCGCGGCGGCGTTGCCGACCGTGGGTGTGATGGACATGCTGCGGTTCGACCGGTTCACCGCCGGGCGTTATTGGGTGGACGATTATGGCTATCCAAGCAAGGAAGCGGATTTCCGGACGCTCTATTCCTATTCGCCTTATCACAACATCAAATCGGGCGTGAATTACCCGCCGATGCTGGTGACGACGGCGGACACGGACGACCGCGTCGTTCCGGGTCACAGCTTCAAATATATCTCCGCGATGCAGGCGGCCGATACTGGTCCGGCGCCGCACCTCATCCGCATCGAAACGCGCGCCGGGCACGGTTCGGGGAAGCCGACCGCCAAGCAGATCGAGGAATATACCGACATGTACGCCTTCATCGCGCATCATACCGGGCTGACGATCGGCGATTGA
- a CDS encoding prolyl oligopeptidase family serine peptidase yields MRVSTRLIFTALLATTGSTFTAMTANAAATQAAPIAYPKTLRQDVVDTQFGVKVADPYRWLENDVREDKAVADWVAEQNKVTNAYLDTLPGRDIFAFRIKALYDYERYGLPYKKGGRYFYTRNNGLQNQSALYVRDSLNGEGRMLLDPNTWSKDGATALASWVPSEDGRYVAYAIQDGGSDWRTVKVLDLATGKETADQLEWIKNSGVEWAKDGSGFYYSRFPEPAPGQKFQATNEHHKIYFHKLGTPQGEDKLIFETPDLPKRGHYGQVSEDGKWLIVTSSEGTDDRYEITLIDLARPEAKPRTLIAGLENNWSYIGNQDTKFLWATNKDAPRLRVVSLDVAEDDPKPVEVVPEDQATLDGASLLGGTLMLSYLVDAKTEVRRYSLDGKKLGTVALPGIGTAGGFGGESDDPETFFSFTSFATPTAIYRYDAATGQATPWAEPKVLFDPAAYEVSQRFYTSKDGTRVPMFVVHKKGLDLSKGAPTLLYGYGGFNISMTPSYSPTRLAWMEQGGVLAVANLRGGGEYGKAWHDAGRLQNKQNVFDDFIAAGEYLIAQGITTKDKLAIQGGSNGGLLVGAVVNQRPDLFAAALPAVGVMDMLRFDRWTAGRYWVDDYGYPNKEADFRKLHAYSPYHNVKTGVSYPAILVTTADTDDRVVPGHSFKYAAAIQAADIGDKPHLIRIETRAGHGSGKPTDKIIEEYADLWAFTAKHTGMTVK; encoded by the coding sequence ATGCGCGTCTCTACTCGACTGATCTTCACCGCCCTCCTCGCCACCACCGGAAGCACCTTTACCGCCATGACAGCCAATGCCGCCGCGACGCAGGCAGCGCCCATCGCCTATCCCAAGACGCTGCGTCAGGACGTGGTGGACACGCAATTCGGGGTGAAGGTCGCCGATCCGTATCGCTGGCTTGAAAATGACGTGCGCGAGGACAAGGCCGTTGCCGATTGGGTAGCCGAACAGAATAAGGTGACGAATGCCTATCTCGACACGCTGCCGGGCCGGGACATCTTCGCGTTTCGGATCAAGGCGCTATACGATTACGAACGGTACGGCCTGCCTTATAAGAAAGGTGGCCGTTACTTCTACACGCGTAACAATGGCCTGCAGAATCAGTCGGCTCTTTATGTCCGGGACAGCCTGAACGGTGAGGGGCGGATGCTCCTCGACCCCAACACCTGGTCGAAGGACGGTGCGACGGCGTTGGCGAGCTGGGTACCGTCGGAGGACGGCCGTTATGTGGCTTATGCGATCCAGGATGGCGGCAGCGATTGGCGGACGGTAAAAGTGCTCGACCTCGCGACCGGCAAGGAAACCGCTGACCAGTTGGAGTGGATCAAGAATAGCGGCGTCGAATGGGCGAAGGATGGTTCCGGTTTCTATTATAGCCGTTTCCCCGAGCCCGCGCCCGGCCAGAAATTCCAGGCCACGAACGAGCATCACAAAATCTATTTCCACAAGCTCGGCACGCCGCAAGGCGAAGACAAGCTGATCTTCGAAACCCCCGATCTGCCCAAGCGCGGCCATTACGGACAGGTGAGCGAAGACGGGAAGTGGCTGATCGTCACCTCATCCGAAGGGACGGACGACCGCTACGAAATCACGCTGATCGACCTTGCCCGGCCGGAAGCAAAACCGCGCACATTGATCGCTGGGCTTGAAAATAACTGGTCCTATATCGGCAATCAGGACACGAAATTCCTGTGGGCGACCAACAAGGATGCCCCGCGTTTGCGCGTCGTGTCGCTCGATGTGGCGGAGGACGATCCGAAGCCGGTCGAAGTGGTGCCGGAAGATCAGGCGACGCTGGACGGCGCGTCGCTGCTCGGCGGCACTCTGATGCTTTCCTACCTCGTCGATGCAAAGACGGAGGTCAGGCGCTACAGCCTCGATGGCAAGAAGCTCGGCACCGTGGCCTTGCCCGGCATCGGCACGGCGGGCGGTTTCGGCGGAGAATCGGACGATCCCGAAACCTTCTTCTCCTTCACCAGCTTCGCGACGCCGACGGCCATCTATCGCTACGACGCGGCGACGGGGCAGGCGACCCCCTGGGCGGAGCCCAAGGTGCTGTTCGATCCCGCCGCTTATGAAGTCAGCCAGCGTTTCTACACGTCGAAGGACGGCACCCGCGTGCCGATGTTCGTCGTGCACAAAAAGGGCCTGGACTTGTCGAAGGGCGCGCCGACCTTGCTCTACGGTTATGGCGGCTTCAACATTTCGATGACGCCAAGCTATTCGCCGACGCGGCTCGCCTGGATGGAGCAAGGCGGTGTCCTCGCGGTCGCGAACCTGCGCGGCGGCGGCGAATATGGCAAGGCCTGGCACGATGCCGGGCGTCTGCAGAACAAGCAGAACGTGTTCGACGATTTCATCGCGGCGGGCGAATATCTGATCGCGCAAGGGATCACGACGAAGGACAAGCTTGCCATTCAGGGCGGCTCGAACGGCGGCCTCCTGGTCGGCGCCGTCGTCAACCAGCGGCCGGATCTGTTCGCTGCCGCCTTGCCCGCCGTCGGCGTGATGGACATGCTGCGCTTCGACCGCTGGACTGCGGGGCGCTATTGGGTGGACGATTACGGCTATCCTAACAAAGAGGCGGACTTCCGGAAGCTCCACGCTTATTCGCCTTATCACAATGTGAAGACGGGCGTGTCCTATCCAGCCATCCTGGTGACGACCGCCGATACGGATGATCGCGTGGTGCCGGGCCATAGCTTCAAATATGCCGCCGCGATCCAGGCCGCCGATATCGGCGACAAGCCGCACCTCATCCGCATCGAGACGCGGGCCGGGCACGGCTCCGGCAAGCCCACCGACAAGATCATCGAGGAATATGCCGACCTTTGGGCCTTCACTGCCAAACATACCGGCATGACGGTGAAGTAG
- a CDS encoding glycine zipper 2TM domain-containing protein, translating to MLKKFILGAAVLATSATALPTAAQAQSRYRDYGYARHYDGYGYDRGYRDYDRRYGDYRRYRRGDHYYEGGRYYEGDRYYADSRYRRCSDGTAGAIVGGAAGALLGREIARDGGRSRYSYRHRGGDGTTGAILGGAIGALIGNEIGKNC from the coding sequence ATGCTCAAGAAATTCATCCTTGGCGCGGCCGTTCTTGCCACGAGCGCGACCGCCCTTCCCACTGCCGCTCAAGCGCAATCGCGCTACCGCGATTATGGTTATGCCCGCCACTATGACGGCTATGGCTATGACCGCGGCTATCGCGATTATGACCGGCGCTACGGCGACTATCGCCGCTACCGGCGCGGCGACCATTACTATGAAGGCGGCCGCTATTATGAAGGCGACCGCTATTATGCAGATAGTCGCTACCGCCGTTGCAGCGATGGAACGGCCGGCGCCATCGTCGGGGGCGCGGCGGGCGCCCTGCTCGGCCGCGAGATCGCGCGGGATGGCGGCCGGAGCCGTTATTCCTACCGCCATCGGGGCGGCGACGGCACAACCGGCGCGATCCTGGGCGGCGCGATCGGTGCGCTGATCGGCAACGAAATCGGCAAGAATTGCTGA
- the rplQ gene encoding 50S ribosomal protein L17 produces MRHRVGGRKLQRTSSHRAALFRNMAAALIKHEQIMTTVAKAKELRPYVEKLVTLAKKGGLSNRRLAHARLLDDAQLVKLFDVLAARYADRNGGYTRVIKAGIRASDAAAMAIIEFVDRDVSAKGQDSGPVMNDEGFEAEAA; encoded by the coding sequence ATGCGTCATCGCGTCGGCGGCCGTAAGCTGCAACGGACCTCCAGCCATCGTGCGGCCCTGTTCCGCAACATGGCGGCCGCGCTCATCAAGCATGAGCAGATCATGACCACCGTCGCCAAGGCGAAGGAACTGCGTCCCTACGTCGAAAAGCTGGTCACGCTCGCGAAGAAGGGCGGCCTTTCGAACCGCCGCCTCGCGCATGCCCGTCTGCTCGACGACGCGCAGCTGGTGAAGCTGTTCGACGTCCTTGCTGCCCGCTATGCGGACCGCAACGGCGGCTACACCCGCGTCATCAAGGCCGGTATCCGCGCGTCGGACGCCGCAGCCATGGCGATCATCGAATTCGTCGACCGCGACGTGTCCGCCAAGGGCCAGGATTCCGGTCCGGTGATGAACGACGAAGGGTTCGAGGCAGAGGCCGCCTGA